From the Rhodococcus sp. NBC_00297 genome, one window contains:
- a CDS encoding acyl-CoA dehydrogenase family protein gives MTITDTRPAGAATEPRWTTAPTTSAEWIDRAHEVAAILAVDAVARDRATEAPHEEVTLLKESGLVTILGPTEFGGGGQTWETAYQVIRVVAAADGSIGQLLGYHLLWFWAARLVGTKEQIAAVEQAATENTWFFGGAVNPRDNDVEITDEGDTIVYNGAKTFSTGSRVSDVTVLEGVLAGTDTHVFAIVPSNSEGLTFHDDWDNIGQRRTESGSVTIDHVRTDWSSAAGFANKAFEPRVYNTLNVPIIQLVFVNFYLGIARGALETAADYTRTTTRAWLHSTVDNALDEPYIIDLYGDLTGKLWAAEALADAVAAEQQRIHENAWTVTEHERGEHEVRVAAAKARATEVALEITSGIFEGLGARATASSHGFDRFWRNVRTHTLHDPVAYKRREVGRHVLTGELPQPTWYS, from the coding sequence ATGACGATCACCGACACCCGCCCCGCCGGCGCCGCCACCGAACCGCGCTGGACCACCGCTCCCACGACGTCCGCGGAATGGATCGACCGTGCCCACGAGGTGGCCGCGATCCTCGCCGTCGACGCCGTCGCCCGTGATCGCGCCACCGAGGCGCCGCACGAGGAGGTGACGTTGCTGAAGGAGTCCGGTCTGGTCACGATCCTCGGGCCGACCGAGTTCGGTGGTGGCGGGCAGACCTGGGAGACCGCCTACCAGGTGATCCGCGTCGTGGCCGCCGCCGACGGGTCGATCGGACAGCTGCTCGGCTACCACCTGCTGTGGTTCTGGGCGGCACGTCTGGTCGGGACGAAGGAGCAGATCGCTGCCGTCGAACAAGCCGCCACCGAGAACACCTGGTTCTTCGGCGGCGCGGTCAACCCGCGCGACAACGACGTCGAGATCACCGACGAGGGCGACACGATCGTCTACAACGGTGCCAAGACGTTCTCCACGGGCAGTCGTGTCTCCGACGTGACCGTGCTCGAGGGGGTGCTCGCCGGTACCGACACCCACGTCTTCGCCATCGTTCCGTCGAACTCCGAGGGCCTGACGTTCCACGACGACTGGGACAACATCGGTCAGCGTCGCACCGAGAGTGGCAGTGTCACCATCGATCACGTCCGCACCGACTGGAGCTCGGCCGCCGGATTCGCGAACAAGGCGTTCGAGCCGCGGGTCTACAACACCCTCAACGTCCCGATCATCCAGCTGGTGTTCGTCAACTTCTACCTCGGCATCGCACGCGGAGCCCTCGAGACCGCTGCCGACTACACGCGTACCACCACGCGAGCGTGGCTGCACAGCACCGTGGACAACGCGCTCGACGAGCCCTACATCATCGACCTGTACGGAGACTTGACCGGGAAGCTCTGGGCCGCAGAGGCTCTCGCGGACGCCGTGGCCGCGGAGCAGCAGCGGATCCACGAGAACGCCTGGACCGTCACCGAGCACGAGCGCGGCGAGCACGAGGTGCGCGTCGCCGCGGCGAAGGCACGCGCCACGGAGGTCGCCCTGGAGATCACGTCGGGCATCTTCGAGGGGCTCGGCGCCCGCGCCACCGCGTCGAGTCACGGATTCGACCGTTTCTGGCGCAACGTGCGCACGCACACGTTGCATGATCCGGTGGCCTACAAGCGCCGCGAGGTCGGCCGCCACGTGCTCACCGGTGAGTTGCCGCAACCCACCTGGTACTCCTGA
- a CDS encoding M23 family metallopeptidase, translating to MQHHRTPFTRSRFVSDATDDSRFDSQQYEAQQFEHDTTVLTPADGHLTDTGPLEALSTDAASSPWDRAHESSDYVASAPAYTPAPLGDAPTRRRRSVPATSFLVTPPAGAAPSVTSAAIADEIAVKRSGAHRIPAPPSALKGRVAVVAVAAGAVVAAGQAAIDNAQPAERTETSEYALAAGQAPAAATSAGIVDSSTAAGIVADQPAAHVDSVPTATSTGAPVTAPSTSAAPQILNIAAPVDLGQFSELLAKGQRFSEEREAREAAARRPLFALPALGTYTSGFGSRWGTLHAGVDIANAIGTPVYAVADGTVIDSGPAAGFGLWVRLQHADGTITVYGHIDSSEVQVGQTVMAGDEIAKMGNRGQSTGPHLHFEVHLTGDNKIDPLPWLASRGIALGPERD from the coding sequence TTGCAGCACCACCGAACTCCGTTCACACGCTCACGCTTCGTCTCGGACGCCACCGACGACAGTCGGTTCGATTCCCAGCAGTACGAGGCCCAGCAGTTCGAGCACGACACCACCGTGCTCACGCCGGCGGACGGTCATCTGACCGACACCGGCCCCCTCGAAGCCCTCTCGACCGATGCAGCATCGTCCCCCTGGGACCGTGCGCACGAGTCCAGCGACTACGTGGCGTCCGCGCCCGCGTACACCCCGGCCCCCCTCGGCGATGCGCCCACGCGCCGCCGCCGCTCGGTACCGGCGACGTCCTTCCTCGTCACCCCTCCGGCCGGAGCAGCACCGTCGGTGACCTCGGCTGCAATCGCGGACGAGATCGCCGTCAAGCGCAGCGGCGCCCACCGCATCCCCGCTCCGCCGTCCGCCCTCAAGGGACGCGTCGCTGTCGTCGCCGTGGCCGCAGGTGCGGTCGTCGCTGCCGGCCAGGCCGCGATCGACAACGCGCAGCCCGCCGAGCGCACCGAGACCTCCGAGTACGCGCTGGCCGCCGGCCAGGCCCCGGCAGCTGCCACGTCCGCAGGAATCGTCGACAGCTCCACCGCCGCCGGCATCGTCGCGGACCAGCCGGCCGCGCACGTCGACTCGGTGCCCACCGCCACGTCGACCGGAGCGCCCGTCACGGCCCCCTCCACGTCCGCGGCACCGCAGATCCTCAACATCGCCGCACCGGTCGACCTGGGCCAGTTCTCGGAGCTCCTGGCGAAGGGCCAGCGCTTCAGCGAGGAGCGCGAGGCTCGGGAGGCCGCTGCACGGCGTCCCCTCTTCGCACTGCCCGCGCTCGGCACCTACACCTCCGGCTTCGGCTCGCGGTGGGGCACGCTGCACGCCGGCGTGGACATCGCCAACGCCATCGGCACGCCGGTGTACGCCGTGGCCGACGGCACCGTCATCGACTCGGGCCCCGCGGCCGGCTTCGGACTGTGGGTCCGGTTGCAGCACGCCGACGGCACCATCACCGTGTACGGCCACATCGATTCGTCCGAGGTCCAGGTGGGCCAGACGGTCATGGCCGGCGACGAGATCGCCAAGATGGGCAACCGCGGCCAGTCCACCGGCCCGCACCTCCACTTCGAGGTCCACCTCACGGGCGACAACAAGATCGACCCGCTCCCCTGGTTGGCGTCCCGCGGTATCGCTCTCGGCCCCGAGCGCGACTGA
- the sfnG gene encoding dimethylsulfone monooxygenase SfnG: MSTEKIADEVKFAYWVPNVSGGLVTSDIEQRTSWEFEYNKKLAQTAENNGFEYALSQVRYEASYGAEFQHESTSFSLGLLLATERLKVIAAVHPGLWQPAVLAKLGATADHLSNGRFAVNVVSGWFKDEFTHLGEPWLEHDERYRRSAEFLQVLRKIWTEDDVDFRGDFYRIHDFTLKPKPLNTPARPNPELFQGGNSSAARENAGRYSDWYFSNGKDFDGITEQIDDVRRVAQAHQREVKFGLNGFIIARDTEKEARDTLREIIEKANKPAVEGFRGAVQQAGSSTSDKKGMWADSSFEDLVQYNDGFKTQLIGTPEQVATRIVDYRDRGVDLILGGFLHFQEEIEYFGAKILPLVREIEAARASDREPVGVA, from the coding sequence ATGAGTACAGAGAAGATCGCCGACGAAGTGAAGTTCGCCTACTGGGTGCCCAACGTCAGTGGTGGCCTCGTCACCAGCGACATCGAGCAACGCACCAGCTGGGAGTTCGAGTACAACAAGAAGCTCGCGCAGACGGCGGAGAACAACGGGTTCGAGTACGCGCTGAGCCAGGTCCGGTACGAGGCCAGCTACGGAGCCGAGTTTCAACACGAGTCCACGAGCTTCAGCCTGGGACTGCTCCTCGCGACCGAGCGCCTCAAGGTCATCGCCGCCGTGCATCCCGGGCTCTGGCAACCGGCCGTGCTCGCGAAACTCGGTGCGACAGCGGACCATCTCTCCAACGGACGCTTCGCCGTCAATGTGGTGAGTGGATGGTTCAAGGACGAATTCACGCATCTCGGTGAGCCCTGGCTCGAACACGACGAGCGTTACCGACGCAGCGCCGAATTCCTGCAGGTGCTGCGCAAGATCTGGACCGAGGACGACGTCGATTTCCGCGGCGACTTCTACCGCATCCACGACTTCACGCTCAAGCCGAAACCGCTCAACACGCCCGCGCGTCCCAATCCCGAACTGTTCCAGGGTGGTAATTCGTCGGCGGCACGGGAGAACGCAGGTCGGTACTCCGACTGGTACTTCTCCAACGGCAAGGACTTCGACGGTATCACCGAGCAGATCGACGACGTGCGGCGCGTCGCACAGGCCCATCAGCGTGAAGTGAAGTTCGGTCTCAACGGCTTCATCATCGCCCGCGACACCGAGAAGGAGGCGAGGGACACCCTCCGCGAGATCATCGAGAAGGCGAACAAGCCGGCAGTCGAGGGGTTCCGCGGTGCCGTGCAGCAGGCCGGCAGTTCGACGTCGGACAAGAAGGGCATGTGGGCCGACTCGAGCTTCGAGGACCTCGTGCAGTACAACGACGGCTTCAAGACCCAGCTGATCGGTACGCCCGAACAGGTGGCGACGCGCATCGTCGACTACCGCGACCGCGGCGTGGACCTCATCCTCGGCGGTTTCCTGCACTTCCAGGAGGAGATCGAGTACTTCGGAGCGAAGATTCTGCCGCTGGTGCGGGAGATCGAGGCCGCGCGGGCGAGTGACCGCGAACCCGTCGGCGTCGCCTGA
- a CDS encoding zinc-binding alcohol dehydrogenase family protein translates to MSIPATHSAIVSVEPDSPFVQIERETPSPTGFDVLVRVDAVSVNPVDTKVRSSFDPSDGPKVLGFDAVGEVVAVGSDARIFEPGDRVFYAGSIARDGSNAQYQLVDERIVGHAPSSLSAEDAAAVPLTAITAWESLFVRLGLGKDSTGTLLVMGAAGGTGSMIIQLARALTSLTVVAAASRGESRDWAMEMGAHHVVDRHSLVDEVGALAPDGVEYVFSPFSEGNVDAYAAVMAVHGQVVAIDDPVGLDLMPLKAKSQTWHWELMFTVPLSLPESTSQHTILDEVSRLIDNGTLRSTRTTTLSPFDVDTLQDAHRRVESGGTIGKVVVVR, encoded by the coding sequence ATGAGCATTCCCGCGACTCACTCCGCCATCGTCTCCGTCGAACCCGACTCGCCGTTCGTGCAGATCGAGCGAGAGACTCCGTCGCCCACCGGATTCGACGTTCTCGTACGTGTCGACGCGGTGTCCGTCAATCCGGTGGACACGAAGGTTCGCTCGTCCTTCGATCCGTCCGACGGCCCTAAGGTCCTCGGTTTCGACGCCGTCGGTGAGGTCGTCGCGGTGGGTTCCGACGCCCGAATCTTCGAGCCCGGCGATCGAGTCTTCTATGCGGGATCCATAGCTCGGGACGGCAGCAACGCCCAGTACCAACTCGTCGACGAGCGGATCGTCGGCCATGCGCCGTCGTCACTGTCCGCCGAGGACGCCGCGGCCGTGCCGCTGACCGCCATCACCGCCTGGGAATCGCTGTTCGTCCGGCTCGGACTCGGGAAAGACAGCACCGGCACACTTCTCGTGATGGGGGCCGCCGGCGGTACCGGGTCGATGATCATCCAGCTCGCCCGGGCACTGACCTCGCTCACCGTTGTTGCCGCGGCATCGCGCGGCGAATCCCGCGACTGGGCAATGGAGATGGGCGCCCATCACGTGGTGGATCGGCACTCCCTCGTGGACGAGGTCGGTGCCCTGGCGCCGGACGGCGTCGAGTACGTGTTCTCGCCGTTCTCCGAGGGCAATGTCGACGCCTACGCCGCGGTGATGGCAGTGCACGGTCAGGTCGTGGCGATCGACGATCCGGTCGGCCTGGACCTGATGCCGCTGAAGGCCAAGAGCCAGACCTGGCACTGGGAACTGATGTTCACGGTGCCGTTGTCGTTGCCGGAGAGCACTTCTCAGCACACCATCCTCGACGAGGTCTCGCGACTCATCGACAACGGAACTCTGCGGAGCACCCGCACCACGACTCTGTCACCGTTCGACGTGGACACCCTGCAGGACGCGCACCGACGAGTGGAAAGTGGCGGCACCATCGGCAAGGTGGTCGTCGTTCGGTAG
- a CDS encoding HNH endonuclease signature motif containing protein: MSAKVDAQASFARTVSASCAYVQESSRRPSVLGPGGVFDAEAAETCAVAEVAAALAVSTRTVTEWLFLIRTARPAVAEAFDAGRLAYAAFRTVCRSVDGVPKATEALLQRVIAAASRCTPGAVAAAVDRILAEFDAQWHREARERATRERSATVRKRPRGQAELTIRGPAEQVAAVWRVIVSAARGVCATDPRPLPARLFDAAHAVLAGGAVACDCAGQDCEQRETVARTEATAVIVLDAATAAGLAGEPGHLVGWGPVPADVAQRIAGDATWQAMITAAKVAEPRVGCSCRCPEHEAADAGREVRRTRRMPAGWTPTTWRMDSVRARAVREDTEYLRALPPLSLDRAVENPDGHGGFAVPPAGALTYRRSEAVAALVTALYPTCVHPACAVPSEDCDLDHVVPFDHTDPERGGWTVTGNLTPLCRRHHGLKTRRQWHHRMLRDGIVHVRDSHGTDYFTAPGE; this comes from the coding sequence GTGTCGGCGAAGGTTGACGCTCAGGCCTCGTTCGCCCGGACCGTGTCGGCGTCGTGTGCGTACGTGCAGGAGTCGTCGCGTCGGCCGTCGGTGCTCGGTCCGGGTGGGGTGTTCGACGCGGAAGCTGCTGAGACCTGTGCGGTGGCGGAGGTCGCGGCGGCGTTGGCGGTGTCGACGCGCACGGTGACCGAGTGGCTGTTTCTGATTCGCACCGCCCGTCCGGCGGTGGCGGAGGCGTTCGATGCGGGCCGGTTGGCGTATGCGGCGTTTCGGACGGTGTGCCGATCGGTGGACGGGGTTCCGAAGGCCACCGAAGCGCTGCTGCAGCGGGTGATCGCTGCCGCGTCGAGGTGCACTCCGGGTGCGGTGGCAGCGGCGGTCGACCGGATCCTCGCGGAGTTCGACGCGCAGTGGCACCGGGAAGCGCGTGAACGGGCGACGCGGGAGCGGTCGGCAACGGTGCGCAAGCGCCCTCGGGGTCAGGCGGAGCTGACGATTCGTGGTCCGGCGGAGCAGGTCGCCGCGGTGTGGCGGGTGATCGTGTCGGCGGCGCGTGGGGTGTGCGCGACGGATCCGCGGCCGCTGCCGGCGCGGTTGTTCGATGCAGCGCACGCGGTGCTCGCCGGCGGAGCTGTCGCGTGTGACTGTGCCGGCCAGGACTGCGAACAGCGGGAGACGGTCGCCCGTACCGAGGCCACTGCGGTGATCGTGCTCGATGCGGCCACGGCGGCGGGGTTGGCGGGGGAGCCGGGGCATCTCGTCGGGTGGGGTCCGGTTCCGGCCGATGTGGCCCAGAGAATTGCCGGGGATGCGACGTGGCAGGCGATGATCACCGCCGCGAAGGTCGCGGAACCGCGGGTGGGGTGCAGCTGCCGATGCCCGGAGCACGAGGCCGCGGATGCCGGGCGAGAGGTTCGACGTACTCGGCGGATGCCGGCAGGCTGGACACCGACCACGTGGCGAATGGACAGCGTTCGAGCGCGGGCGGTGCGGGAGGACACCGAGTACCTCCGCGCGCTGCCACCATTGTCGTTGGACCGTGCCGTTGAGAACCCCGACGGACATGGGGGCTTCGCCGTGCCCCCGGCCGGGGCGTTGACCTACCGGCGGTCCGAGGCGGTCGCGGCGCTGGTGACAGCGCTGTATCCGACGTGCGTCCACCCGGCATGCGCGGTACCCAGTGAAGACTGCGATCTCGACCATGTCGTCCCGTTCGACCACACCGACCCGGAGAGAGGCGGCTGGACCGTCACCGGCAACCTCACGCCGCTGTGCCGCCGGCACCACGGCCTGAAGACCCGGCGGCAGTGGCACCACCGCATGCTCCGGGACGGGATCGTCCATGTCCGCGACTCGCACGGCACCGACTACTTCACCGCACCCGGCGAGTGA
- the sucC gene encoding ADP-forming succinate--CoA ligase subunit beta, whose translation MDLFEYQAKELFAKHEVPTSAGRVTDTVAGARQIAEEIGKPVMVKAQVKVGGRGKAGGVKYSKDVAEAEANAEAILGLDIKGHVVKKLLVAEASDIAEEYYISFLLDRTNRTYLAMCSVEGGVEIEVTAEENPDALARIPVDAVKGVDLAFAREIAEAGKLPAEVLDAAANTIQKLWDVFIKEDALLVEVNPLVRTPDDQILALDGKVTLDANADFRQKGHAEFEDADAADPLEAKAKENDLNYVKLDGQVGIIGNGAGLVMSTLDVVAYAGEAHGGVKPANFLDIGGGASAEVMAAGLDVILGDSQVKSVFVNVFGGITSCDAVANGIVGALKTLGDTASKPLVVRLDGNKVEEGRKILADAAHPLVTLAETMDEGADKAAELAAK comes from the coding sequence ATGGATCTCTTCGAATACCAGGCGAAGGAACTCTTCGCCAAGCACGAGGTTCCGACGTCGGCAGGTCGTGTCACCGACACGGTCGCCGGTGCACGACAGATCGCCGAAGAAATCGGCAAGCCTGTCATGGTCAAGGCCCAGGTGAAGGTCGGCGGCCGCGGCAAGGCCGGCGGCGTGAAGTACTCCAAGGACGTCGCCGAGGCCGAGGCGAACGCGGAAGCGATCCTCGGACTCGACATCAAGGGCCACGTCGTCAAGAAGCTCCTCGTCGCCGAGGCCAGCGACATCGCGGAGGAGTACTACATCTCCTTCCTGCTCGACCGCACGAACCGCACGTACCTCGCGATGTGTTCCGTCGAGGGTGGTGTCGAGATCGAGGTCACCGCCGAGGAGAACCCGGACGCGCTCGCCCGCATCCCCGTCGACGCCGTCAAGGGTGTCGACCTCGCCTTCGCGCGTGAGATCGCCGAGGCCGGCAAGCTTCCCGCCGAGGTGCTCGACGCCGCGGCCAACACGATCCAGAAGCTGTGGGACGTCTTCATCAAGGAAGACGCGCTGCTCGTCGAGGTCAACCCCCTCGTGCGCACGCCGGACGACCAGATCCTCGCCCTCGACGGCAAGGTCACCCTGGACGCCAACGCGGACTTCCGCCAGAAGGGCCACGCCGAGTTCGAGGACGCCGACGCGGCGGACCCACTCGAGGCGAAGGCCAAGGAGAACGACCTCAACTACGTCAAGCTCGACGGACAGGTCGGCATCATCGGAAACGGTGCTGGACTGGTCATGTCGACCCTCGACGTCGTCGCGTACGCCGGTGAGGCGCACGGTGGCGTCAAGCCCGCCAACTTCCTCGACATCGGCGGCGGCGCCTCGGCAGAGGTCATGGCCGCAGGCCTCGACGTCATCCTCGGCGACTCGCAGGTCAAGAGCGTGTTCGTCAACGTCTTCGGCGGAATCACCTCGTGCGACGCGGTTGCCAACGGCATCGTCGGCGCTCTGAAGACGCTGGGCGACACCGCCTCCAAGCCGCTGGTCGTCCGCCTGGACGGCAACAAGGTCGAAGAAGGCCGGAAGATTCTCGCCGATGCTGCGCACCCGTTGGTGACACTGGCCGAGACCATGGACGAAGGCGCCGACAAGGCCGCCGAGCTGGCTGCGAAGTAG
- a CDS encoding DUF5336 domain-containing protein, translating to MTFSPGGPDHDHGRTDPRTTTFGDPSTETGQVDDRSASIDRTDGAATPSVDADAAGADDNTTEQIAARTTQVARIASYVVIGTGVLAFLLGLSAQFALGGESSNFFERELGDPTSVALLLLAALVTAAGLLPRQTTSRGLVAALSVTALLTLIFQLVNRGAAFTAFGETVRVGIGIGSILVLILAIVQVAAAVGALLVDSGVVTVPAPRPKQQQFGQPGGPGQQGPGQQNYGQQAYGQQAYGQQGAYGQQGYGQPQSYGQPQGYGQPQGYGQPGAYGQPQGYGQPQGYGQPQGYGQPGAYGQPQGYGQQGQAQPGAYGQQGYGQPQGYGSPYSAPTERYGQPVGQTAADTAPAHAASAESATPPTGEQSSAQQPSTEERTPEQQAPEQQAPEQQAPEATRALDFGDRSDDRR from the coding sequence ATGACCTTCTCACCAGGGGGACCCGACCACGACCACGGCCGGACGGACCCGCGGACGACCACCTTCGGAGACCCGTCCACGGAGACCGGGCAGGTCGACGACCGTTCAGCGTCGATCGACCGCACTGACGGCGCTGCGACCCCGTCCGTCGACGCGGACGCGGCCGGCGCCGACGACAACACGACCGAGCAGATCGCGGCGCGCACGACGCAGGTCGCCCGTATCGCGTCGTACGTCGTCATCGGCACCGGTGTCCTCGCGTTCCTGCTCGGTCTGTCCGCGCAGTTCGCGCTCGGCGGTGAGTCCTCCAACTTCTTCGAACGCGAGCTGGGCGACCCGACGTCCGTGGCGCTGCTCCTCCTCGCTGCGCTCGTCACGGCCGCGGGCCTCCTGCCGCGGCAGACGACGTCGCGGGGACTGGTCGCGGCGCTGTCCGTCACCGCGTTGCTCACGCTGATCTTCCAGCTGGTGAACCGCGGGGCGGCGTTCACCGCCTTCGGTGAGACCGTCCGCGTCGGTATCGGCATCGGGTCGATCCTGGTGCTGATCCTGGCCATCGTGCAGGTGGCCGCGGCCGTCGGTGCGCTTCTCGTCGACTCGGGAGTCGTGACGGTTCCGGCGCCGCGTCCGAAGCAGCAGCAGTTCGGCCAGCCGGGTGGCCCGGGACAGCAGGGTCCCGGCCAGCAGAACTACGGGCAGCAGGCATATGGCCAACAGGCATACGGCCAGCAGGGCGCCTACGGCCAGCAGGGTTACGGGCAGCCACAGAGCTATGGCCAGCCGCAGGGCTATGGCCAGCCCCAGGGGTACGGGCAGCCGGGTGCCTACGGGCAGCCGCAGGGATACGGCCAGCCGCAGGGTTACGGGCAGCCCCAGGGTTACGGTCAGCCGGGTGCCTACGGGCAGCCGCAGGGATACGGCCAGCAGGGTCAGGCGCAGCCCGGCGCCTACGGTCAGCAGGGATACGGCCAGCCGCAGGGCTACGGATCGCCCTACAGCGCCCCGACCGAGCGCTACGGGCAGCCGGTCGGCCAGACCGCCGCGGACACCGCCCCCGCGCACGCCGCATCGGCGGAGTCCGCGACACCTCCCACCGGCGAGCAGTCGTCCGCGCAGCAGCCGAGCACGGAGGAGCGCACGCCCGAGCAACAGGCACCCGAGCAGCAGGCACCCGAGCAGCAGGCGCCGGAAGCCACCCGCGCACTCGACTTCGGCGATCGGTCGGACGACCGCCGCTGA
- the sucD gene encoding succinate--CoA ligase subunit alpha, translating into MSIFLNKNNKVIVQGITGGEGTKHTALMLKAGTQVVGGVNARKAGTTVKHTAADGSDVELPVFASVAEAMEKTGADVSIAFVPPAFSKDAIVEAIDAEIPLLVVITEGIPVQDSAYAWAYNVEKGKKTRIIGPNCPGIITPGEALVGITPANIAGKGPIGLVSKSGTLTYQMMFELRDFGFSTAIGIGGDPVIGTTHIDAIEAFENDPDTEIIVMIGEIGGDAEERAADYIKAHVTKPVVGYVAGFTAPEGKTMGHAGAIVSGSLGTAQAKKDALEAAGVKVGKTPSETAALAREILEKK; encoded by the coding sequence ATGTCTATTTTCCTGAACAAGAACAACAAGGTCATCGTCCAGGGCATCACCGGCGGCGAGGGCACGAAGCACACCGCCCTGATGCTCAAGGCCGGCACGCAGGTCGTCGGCGGCGTCAACGCTCGCAAGGCCGGGACCACGGTCAAGCACACCGCAGCCGACGGTTCCGACGTCGAGCTGCCCGTGTTCGCCAGCGTTGCCGAGGCCATGGAGAAGACCGGAGCCGACGTGTCCATCGCGTTCGTGCCGCCGGCATTCTCCAAGGACGCCATCGTCGAGGCCATCGACGCGGAGATCCCGCTGCTCGTCGTCATCACCGAGGGAATCCCGGTGCAGGACAGCGCGTACGCGTGGGCCTACAACGTCGAAAAGGGCAAGAAGACCCGCATCATCGGGCCGAACTGCCCCGGCATCATCACCCCCGGCGAGGCACTGGTCGGCATCACGCCCGCCAACATCGCCGGCAAGGGCCCCATCGGCCTCGTCTCGAAGTCGGGCACCCTGACCTACCAGATGATGTTCGAGCTCCGTGACTTCGGCTTCTCCACCGCCATCGGCATCGGCGGCGACCCGGTCATCGGCACCACGCACATCGACGCCATCGAGGCGTTCGAGAACGATCCCGACACCGAGATCATCGTCATGATCGGCGAGATCGGTGGCGACGCCGAGGAGCGTGCAGCCGACTACATCAAGGCGCACGTCACCAAGCCCGTCGTCGGTTACGTCGCCGGCTTCACCGCTCCCGAGGGCAAGACCATGGGCCACGCCGGCGCCATCGTCTCCGGCTCGCTGGGAACAGCTCAGGCCAAGAAGGACGCCCTCGAGGCGGCCGGCGTGAAGGTCGGCAAGACGCCGTCCGAGACCGCTGCCCTCGCGCGCGAGATCCTCGAGAAGAAGTAG